One segment of Pleuronectes platessa chromosome 21, fPlePla1.1, whole genome shotgun sequence DNA contains the following:
- the si:ch73-103b11.2 gene encoding centrosome-associated protein CEP250 isoform X4 (The sequence of the model RefSeq protein was modified relative to this genomic sequence to represent the inferred CDS: added 215 bases not found in genome assembly) yields MSRATLWQEESRWSRATIPCSRSASCLSQLSQSQPDSSITTQDDGGTMSTGRKVRVESGYFSLEKTKSEPSPYSAQHSQSPQPPQHLPLSSSASSSSLGAPSPRYNSESEPQSSPCQPSQDPLPSPGALVSPSYSTISSSQSSLDSDPSVTSPTWEGCGGGGGGGSTSNVGNGGGRVGGSGREYTTLSDVPRARRLSYREAFRSEKKRQELRARTRSPGREEVARLFGEERRRPQIIGRFREGQHVEHMETSSSSEPSSNTALIQRQGRSERRCLANKHEISLDAGTDRSAPSLTSPTFSNLRRAKSLDRRVTESSMTPDLLNFKKGWMTKLYEDGMWKKHWFVLTDQSLRYYKDSIAEEASELDGEIDLSTCCDVKEFPVQRNYGFQIQCTEGACTLSAMTSGIRRNWIQAIMKNVRPTIAPDVTRKNISLKLSVLKPRSLPDEKIKAQVMLEPCPQATREPSPVREAHRSDVHRQPAGNHVSVPPSELRKSRVRERRPEGRSKTYDWSEFKMEQTEKPVKERADTVDLSSSFSTTSSYCSPSSSASSLASSPVSTSSVSGAHPPSMTEEAEKGNLRRGAPPHSTTSPTHMPNTVTVTMTSTVNTTPTVQPSTPESQVQGTMEVDHPTAMHPSSEDKKDTRTSGVHKEIEQRWHQVETTPLREEKQVPIATAAASSADSERFPADELTALLDKELGQKQKELDQLQKQNNLLKEQLDDALGREHSAREGYVLQSATPPSSSPHRVPWQRLHKLNQDLQSELEAQRRKQDLAQQQIRTLKRSYTDAQDAVDRHEADIQALQGKLACAMAEILASEEAVARMRNELKLEQERSKEQEVENGKSEATLRAQLKDSEDKLREVEACLLERNQALRHLEHQQALQRDHIREVQRLQERLQEVTARLIATEEGQALKEERLRKEQHSMQESHERERQNLCRKLTQAEITQKEMEDNLLEAEQQVEALLRGRRSSGGKECSEEMLKVQEELTHKLDMVESLRESVRRLEEEKSHLTCRCQELINQIAEADREVNKLRKCLETEEAEYYTLEQSYDRATQEFQKMSQFLREKEEEIRQTKEMYERLVERKEEDLKEALIKMTVLGSSLEETEQKLQAKEELLCHMNRSLLEKVEPCSAEKDLQAKLVVAEDRIAELEQHLNALQLGYADLQMERHKTPELRKKGRVKTSASISPNTELSLSFNNTSKSENAPDDQESLAKRSRIRFSSIQCQKYISLEGLVTGQASSGHVETGQKDDQDVNQDIGLTGGNISSDMPHTSDPEKFISIIHALETKLLATEDKLRNLTQNLEEQQSTQEDDMSKIDVQMTETDHHPEKELSSGMQSSCLANKHYAKALMCVEKSREKVSVILTGSHTSTGSQLHSLSEIESDLFNASLYIQQGQKTLEEQTPAVHQNQTPETRDREALQLFAKTLSFEAVILNKMALLIQTSKSDILHALAEIWEDIDNIKKSDRDCLAIVYADVLTRKLMLESAFWQELEKTEADVAKCKEGSASADVNDATIFNTFIKAELVYSIQNLKLCYEEKFKILKRELTEAHSNLNQREMALKAIIEASKRPDLKSVIKEVKNNFGFNKQRLADVQPPELAPYMEQIEMEAARDLAEEIVDRHLAEEMPSCGVDSIDTLQNAHDNLANELQRQAAILHKYAQEMEGGETHPGLAKMIRALFGQQTSENFSSTSVCMREALVQAQVAYVACRLRAMHEQDLGWCKQTGQNMDALVQQHAHNVSAIQEKFEASLQEERLSFTQTVATIEMENQTLRSEISQRVNQLSQQQEQLALLEEHYRKDTENLNQMHKKELQRAEQGCASTELALIETMADSQQKLEVLLVDMDTMKEQQQGHVKKLEEQFEQRICELQHIHTEEIEKLHSQYVENIQCLKEHLKVKKGPEVSQSLPCDEAIMPMEEEEQGKGEDAQNMSEVDSMVVLKDRIQELETQMNTMRDELENKHLEGDVASLREKYQRDFESLKATCERGFAAMEDTHHKVIEDIQRQHQREICKLMEERERLLAEETAATIAAIEAMKNAHKEELEKNQRSPVSGLNSDIDELRLQYEEELQSIQRELEVLSEQYSQKCLENAHLNQALEAERQALRQCQRENQELNAHNQELNNRMSAEIIRMRSCYSGEMALSPLTQGKDVYELEVLLRIKESEIQYLKQEIHSLKDELQSALRDKKYATDKYKGIYTELSIVKAKADCDISKLKEKLLIATEALGEKTVDGTVTSGYGTENIMKSKSNPDIIKKEKSAASRQLRGIRSKVSCSFSG; encoded by the exons ATATTCTGCACAGCACTCCCAGTCCCCACAGCCGCCTCAGCACCTGCCCCTGTCCTCTTcggcctcatcctcctctttagGAGCTCCCAGTCCCAGGTACAACTCTGAGTCAGAACCTCAATCTTCCCCCTGTCAACCCTCCCAAGACCCCCTCCCTTCTCCAGGTGCACTCGTCTCCCCCAGCTACTCCACCATCAGTTCCTCCCAGAGCTCGCTGGACTCCGATCCCAGCGTCACGTCGCCCACCTGGGAGGGatgcggtggtggtggtggtggagggagcACTAGTAATGTCGGTAACGGAGGAGGCAGAGTGGGCGGCTCTGGCAGGGAGTACACAACGCTGTCGGATGTGCCACGGGCTCGCAGACTGAGCTACCGGGAAGCGTTCCGTTCAGAGAAAAAGCGCCAAGAGCTGAGAGCACGGACAAGGAGTCCTGGTAGAGAGGAGGTGGCTCGGCTGTTCGGGGAGGAGCGCAG GCGTCCACAAATCATCGGGAGGTTTCGGGAGGGTCAGCATGTTGAACATatggaaaccagcagctccagtgAGCCCTCCTCTAACACCGCGCTAATCCAGAGACAAGGTCGCAGCGAGAGACGCTGTCTGGCCAACAAACAT gAGATTTCACTGGATGCAGGAACAGACCGTTCAGCTCCCAGTTTGACCAGTCCCACTTTTTCCAACTTAAGAAGAGCAAAGTCACTGGACCGCAGAGTGACAGAGTCTTCAATGACG CCAGATCTGCTGAACTTTAAAAAAGGATGGATGACAAAGCTGTATGAAGACGGAATG tGGAAGAAACACTGGTTTGTATTAACAGACCAGAGTCTGAGGTACTACAAGGACTCGATAGCTGAGGAG GCTTCCGAACTGGATGGGGAGATCGACCTTTCCACATGCTGCGACGTCAAAGAGTTCCCAGTCCAGAGAAACTACGGCTTCCAAATCCAG TGCACAGAGGGAGCGTGCACCCTGTCAGCCATGACCTCTGGAATCCGCCGCAACTGGATTCAGGCCATTATGAAGAATGTGCGACCCACCATTGCCCCTGACGTCACCCG GAAAAACATCTCTCTGAAACTATCCGTTCTGAAGCCCAG ATCTCTCCCTGATGAGAAGATAAAAGCCCAAGTGATGTTGGAGCCCTGTCCGCAGGCCACCCGTGAGCCAAGCCCCGTTCGTGAGGCCCACAGGTCTGATGTCCACAGACAGCCAGCTGGCAACCacgtctctgtccctccctctgagCTGCGTAAAAGCCGAGTTCGTGAACGCAGACCAGAGGGCCGCTCCAAGACTTACGACTGGTCTGAGTTCAAGATGGAGCAGACAGAAAAGCCTGTGAAGGAGCGAGCTGACACCGTCGATCTCAGCTCATCGTTCTCCACAACCTCCTCCTAttgctctccctcctcttcagctTCCTCTTTAGCGTCCTCTCCGGTCTCTACCTCCTCGGTATCAGGGGCTCATCCACCCTCTATGACAGAAGAAGCAGAGAAGGGGAACCTCAGGAGGGGCGCCCCTCCACACAGCACTACTAGTCCAACCCACATGCCAAATACTGTTACTGTTACCATGACTTCCACAGTAAATACAACGCCAACAGTCCAGCCATCAACACCTGAAAGCCAAGTGCAAGGGACAATGGAAGTGGACCACCCTACAGCCATGCATCCTTCTAGTGAGGATAAGAAGGACACCAGAACCTCAGGTGTACATAAAGAGATTGAGCAACGATGGCATCAGGTGGAGACCACACCTTTGAGAGAAGAGAAGCAAGTGCCCATCGCCACGGCTGCAGCAAGCTCAGCTGACTCTGAAAGGTTTCCTGCCGATGAGCTCACTGCACTGCTAGACAAAGAG TTGGGAcagaagcagaaggagctggaccAACTGCAGAAGCAGAACAACCTTTTAAAAGAACAGCTGGATGATGCGCTAGGGAGAGAACACAGTGCCAGAGAGGGCTATGTGCTGCAG AGTGCAAcacccccttcctcttcaccgcACAGAGTGCCATGGCAACGCTTGCACAAGCTTAATCAAGATTTGCAGAGCGAATTGGAGGCCCAAAGGCGCAAGCAGGACCTTGCTCAGCAGCAGATTCGGACATTAAAGAGAAGCTACACCGATGCCCAGGACGCTGTAGACCGCCACGAGGCTGACATTCAGGCTCTGCAGGGTAAACTAGCTTGTGCAATGGCTGAAATCTTGGCCAGTGAAGAGGCTGTGGCCCGAATGCGCAATGAGCTCAAGTTGGAGCAGGAGCGTTCAAAGGAACAAGAAgtagaaaatggaaaaagtgaGGCCACCCTACGTGCCCAGCTAAAGGACAGTGAGGACAAACTCCGTGAAGTAGAGGCCtgcctcctagagaggaaccaGGCCCTCAGGCACCTCGAGCACCAGCAGGCCCTGCAACGAGACCACATTAGAGAGGTACAAAGGTTGCAGGAGAGGTTGCAAGAGGTGACTGCTCGACTCATTGCTACTGAGGAGGGCCAAGCTTTGAAGGAGGAGCGTCTGAGGAAGGAGCAGCATAGCATGCAAGAGAGTCATGAGAGGGAAAGACAGAATCTGTGCAGAAAATTAACTCAGGCTGAAATCACCCAAAAAGAGATGGAGGACAATCTGCTTGAGGCAGAACAGCAGGTAGAGGCTCTGTTGAGAGGGAGGCGCTCCTCCGGAGGCAAAGAATGCAGTGAGGAAATGTTGAAGGTACAAGAGGAACTGACTCATAAGCTTGACATGGTTGAGTCACTGAGGGAGAGCGTTCGGAGgctggaagaagagaagagccACCTAACTTGCCGTTGTCAGGAGCTTATCAACCAGATTGCAGAAGCTGACCGTGAGGTGAATAAGCTTCGCAAATGTCTGGAAACTGAAGAAGCTGAGTACTACACGCTGGAGCAGTCATATGATAGGGCTACTCAGGAGTTTCAGAAAATGAGTCAGTTCCTTagggaaaaagaggaagagatccGGCAGACTAAGGAGATGTATGAACGGCTAGTGGAACGCAAGGAAGAGGACCTAAAAGAGGCACTTATTAAAATGACAGTTCTTGGCAGCAGCTTGGAGGAAACAGAACAGAAGTTGCAAGCAAAGGAGGAGCTTCTCTGTCATATGAATCGGAGCCTCTTAGAAAAGGTTGAGCCCTGTAGTGCTGAAAAGGATCTGCAAGCCAAGCTTGTGGTCGCAGAGGACCGTATCGCGGAGCTCGAACAGCATCTCAATGCCCTGCAGTTGGGCTACGCTGACCTACAAATGGAAAGACATAAGACCCCAGAGCtgaggaaaaagggaagggTTAAAACATCAGCCTCCATATCACCAAACACAGAACTTTCTCTTTCATTTAATAATACATCCAAGTCAGAGAACGCCCCAGATGACCAGGAGTCTCTAGCTAAGAGATCAAGGATACGTTTTTCCAGTATTCAGTGCCAAAAATACATTAGCTTAGAGGGCCTGGTCACGGGCCAAGCAAGTAGTGGTCATGTGGAGACAGGACAAAAAGATGACCAAGATGTAAATCAAGACATTGGTTTAACTGGAGGAAATATCTCCTCTGATATGCCGCATACCAGTGACCCAGAGAAGTTTATCTCCATCATACATGCCCTCGAAACTAAACTGCTTGCCACTGAGGACAAGCTAAGGAACCTCACGCAAAATCTAGAAGAGCAGCAATCCACCCAAGAAGACGACATGTCCAAAATTGATGTACAGATGACAGAAACAGACCATCACCCAGAGAAAGAGTTGAGTTCTGGGATGCAGAGTAGTTGTCTTGCCAATAAGCATTATGCCAAGGCTCTGATGTGTGTTGAAAAGAGTCGAGAGAAAGTCAGTGTTATTCTCACTGGTTCTCATACTTCCACTGGTTCGCAGCTGCATTCATTGTCCGAGATAGAGAGCGATTTGTTCAATGCATCACTGTACATCCAACAAGGACAAAAGACGTTGGAAGAACAAACACCAGCTGTCCATCAGAATCAAACCCCAGAGACTCGAGATAGAGAAGCTCTTCAGCTCTTTGCCAAAACCTTGTCTTTTGAGGCAGTAATTTTGAATAAAATGGCTTTATTGATACAAACGTCAAAGTCTGACATTCTACATGCTCTTGCAGAGATATGGGAAGACATCGACAACATTAAAAAGAGTGATAGAGATTGCTTGGCTATAGTTTATGCTGATGTCTTGACCAGGAAGCTGATGTTAGAGAGTGCATTCTGGCAGGAGTTGGAGAAAACTGAGGCAGATGTTGCAAAATGCAAAGAGGGCAGTGCGTCAGCTGATGTAAATGATGCCACAATCTTTAACACCTTCATTAAAGCAGAACTAGTTTACTCTATTCAAAACCTTAAGCTTTGCTATGAAGAGAAATTCAAAATACTGAAAAGGGAGTTGACTGAAGCTCACTCGAACCTAAATCAAAGGGAAATGGCTCTGAAAGCGATTATTGAAGCTTCCAAAAGGCCTGATTTGAAAAGTGTAATAAAGGAAGTCAAAAATAACTTTGGCTTTAATAAACAAAGGTTAGCTGACGTTCAACCCCCTGAACTTGCTCCTTACATGGAGCAGATTGAAATGGAAGCAGCGAGAGACCTGGCTGAGGAAATTGTAGACCGACACTTGGCTGAAGAAATGCCCTCTTGTGGTGTTGACTCTATTGATACGCTGCAAAATGCACATGACAATCTGGCCAATGAGCTTCAGCGACAAGCAGCAATCCTCCATAAGTACGCTCAAGAGATGGAAGGTGGTGAAACCCATCCAGGGCTGGCTAAAATGATTCGGGCTCTTTTTGGTCAGCAAACCTCAGAGAATTTCTCTAGTACCTCTGTGTGTATGCGTGAAGCCCTAGTTCAGGCTCAGGTGGCTTATGTGGCATGTAGGTTACGGGCAATGCATGAACAGGACTTGGGTTGGTGCAAACAGACAGGTCAGAACATGGATGCTCTTGTCCAGCAGCATGCCCACAATGTCAGTGCAATCCAAGAAAAGTTTGAAGCATCCTTACAGGAGGAGCGCCTGAGTTTCACGCAGACAGTGGCCACtattgaaatggagaaccaaaccCTGAGGAGTGAGATCAGCCAACGTGTGAATCAgctctcccagcagcaggagcaaCTGGCCCTCCTGGAGGAACACTACCGGAAGGACACTGAAAACCTGAATCAGATGCACAAGAAAGAGCTACAGCGAGCAGAGCAAGGCTGTGCTTCAACAGAGCTGGCCCTCATTGAGACAATGGCCGACAGCCAACAGAAGTTAGAGGTTCTCCTGGTGGACATGGATACCATGAAGGAGCAGCAACAGGGTCATGTGAAGAAACTGGAGGAGCAGTTTGAACAGAGGATCTGTGAGCTCCAGCACATCCACACAGAGGAGATTGAAAAGTTACATTCCCAGTATGTGGAAAACATTCAGTGTCTCAAAGAGCACCTGAAGGTCAAAAAGGGTCCTGAGGTTTCACAGTCGCTACCGTGTGATGAGGCCATAATGCcaatggaagaggaggagcaggggaagGGGGAAGATGCTCAAAATATGTCCGAGGTGGACTCAATGGTGGTTCTCAAGGACCGGATCCAGGAGCTGGAGACTCAGATGAACACCATGAGGGACGAACTGGAGAACAAGCACCTCGAAGGAGATGTGGCCAGCCTGAGAGAGAAATACCAGAGAGACTTTGAAAGTCTTAAG GCCACGTGTGAACGTGGGTTTGCTGCAATGGAAGATACCCACCACAAGGTGATAGAAGACATCCAGAGGCAGCATCAGAGGGAGATCTGCAAACTCAtggaagagcgagagagactcTTAGCTGAGGAAACTGCTGCGACAATCGCTG CTATTGAAGCTATGAAAAATGCACacaaggaggagctggagaagaaccAGCGCTCCCCAGTGAGTGGACTGAACTCTGACATCGATGAGCTTCGCTTACAATATGA GGAGGAGCTGCAGTCCATCCAGAGAGAGCTGGAGGTGCTGTCCGAGCAGTACTCTCAGAAGTGTCTGGAGAACGCTCACCTGAACCAGGCGCTGGAGGCCGAGAGGCAGGCCCTCAGGCagtgtcagagagagaaccagGAGCTAAATGCTCACAACCAG GAATTGAATAATCGAATGAGTGCGGAGATCATCCGGATGCGCTCCTGTTACAGCGGTGAAATGGCGCTGTCACCACTTACCCAAGGCAAAGATGTGTATGAACTagag GTGTTGCTACGTATTAAGGAGTCCGAGATCCAGTATCTTAAACAGGAAATCCACTCTTTGAAAGATGAACTGCAGTCTGCTTTAAgg GACAAGAAATATGCCACAGACAAATATAAGGGCATCTATACAGAGCTCAGCATAGTGAAAGCAAAGGCCGACTGTGACATCAGCAAACTGAAGGAGAAACTGCTCATCGCCACGGAAGCTTTAGGCGAGAAGACGGTCGATGGAACAGTCACATCTGGATACGGTACAGAGa aTATCATGAAATCAAAGAGTAATCCAGAtatcataaaaaaagaaaaatcagcaGCCTCCAGGCAGCTGAGAGGCATAAGGTCAAAGGTGAGTTGTTCTTTTTCTGGTTAA